In a single window of the Candidatus Peregrinibacteria bacterium genome:
- a CDS encoding SpoIID/LytB domain-containing protein — protein sequence MKIRTHLKYIFGALGIFLLGNILHTETLSANETKVNEPTSWVQELPKNQEYSWIKLRREVTAFTVEIPSDAHIFLQKKGEEWKEILSDEDANHLGKEVLPETPDFEPSEGNVSPMELGTPFQEFRFRIESKYSEKLPEKIRFTFVDTRIAQSFQKVASVGVNIDGVSIISREAWGADESLRFLPDDESLFGEDTTNRQEEDEVLGKKTLLGCNNLNALYPDEFEINRTVTKENGKRLKWPFQYSSKIEKVVIHHTARALDGDARDPKEIMRAIYSYHALSRGWGDIGYNFVIDRNGYIYEGRAGGNNVVAGHVYCANVQTIGIALMGNFEEENPTDAQVDALKKFLPHLAKTYQLDLTAESRFHGKYLPNLLGHRDLGATACPGENMYFLLQFLRAAIGGTESIQELKKLVRSAEFVGKINILSLDPGEWENISLTFKNTGNVTWNSGTWLYVLQPKLGVSAEPRLPPKTYVAAIMNELTVRPEETGTFQVQVQAGYEGGLYSLEFTPVVDDRKISDVAIVQPVQVARPEWGARFREAKTSPEKLHDGERFSASIAFRNTGNTKWKKEFVSLAMYVNGKTYIGELNENIVQKNEEGHFVFQAQPFEAARTYGVRLEFLLSGKKMKGIPMTLYKIHVEESNEKGRLLTPKLINSSVTNGEIATTEIKILNSGNTSWNTEDVFLVLTGEGKSKHIQMKENVVLPKETATFSLSFTPQKNKSYSKLNYQLQKNTRIISITKGKWIIKNITTGKNSSQPAENSAPVIIDVPKETPIPLPSSPSKNIRIRLGFEGNDARITSTDSYEIWGDDALIQTASGNSTAQIEKIGSAVRLGEKNYAVLRFIPTSENGVMTIPSWNRMPEWDTSGKYNDNTFRGTIEFRVYEDQFIMINELPLEKYLRGLAEETDKTAKEKQKTMAILARSYALFYMQPENRKFPGAPYDGDDSPATFQKYLGYGYELRIPEFVKSVEETAGKVVTYEGKLIKTPYFSQSDGRTRSAEEVWGWTNTPYLQSVPDPYSEGLELKGHGVGLSGKGAEGMAQAGKTYGEIIKYFYKGVEIGESQ from the coding sequence AAACGCCTGATTTTGAACCATCTGAGGGCAATGTTTCTCCGATGGAACTTGGAACTCCATTTCAAGAGTTTCGGTTTCGGATAGAATCGAAATATTCTGAAAAACTTCCAGAAAAGATCAGATTTACGTTTGTCGATACACGTATCGCTCAATCTTTCCAAAAAGTAGCATCAGTAGGTGTGAATATTGATGGTGTTTCGATTATATCTCGTGAAGCCTGGGGAGCAGATGAGTCTCTTCGATTTCTCCCAGACGATGAAAGTCTTTTTGGAGAAGATACGACAAATAGACAGGAGGAAGATGAAGTGCTCGGAAAAAAGACGCTCCTTGGGTGCAATAACTTAAATGCCCTTTATCCCGATGAATTCGAAATTAATCGCACAGTAACGAAAGAAAATGGGAAGAGGCTCAAATGGCCATTTCAATATTCTTCAAAAATTGAGAAAGTCGTAATTCATCACACCGCTCGAGCTCTCGATGGAGATGCGCGTGATCCAAAAGAAATCATGCGTGCCATTTATTCCTATCATGCCCTTTCTCGCGGATGGGGAGATATCGGTTACAATTTTGTAATTGATCGTAACGGATATATCTACGAAGGCAGAGCAGGAGGGAACAACGTTGTTGCCGGGCATGTTTACTGTGCGAATGTCCAGACAATCGGTATCGCGCTCATGGGAAATTTTGAAGAAGAAAATCCAACCGATGCTCAAGTTGATGCGCTCAAAAAATTTCTTCCGCACCTTGCGAAAACGTATCAGCTTGATCTCACAGCAGAATCTCGTTTTCATGGGAAATATCTTCCGAATCTTCTCGGTCATAGAGATTTGGGGGCTACGGCGTGTCCGGGAGAAAACATGTATTTTTTGTTGCAATTCCTGAGAGCTGCGATTGGTGGAACAGAAAGTATTCAGGAACTCAAAAAACTTGTTCGGAGTGCGGAATTTGTCGGGAAAATTAACATTCTCTCTCTTGACCCAGGAGAATGGGAAAATATATCTCTCACATTTAAAAATACCGGAAATGTGACATGGAATTCAGGAACATGGCTGTACGTTCTTCAACCAAAATTAGGAGTATCTGCTGAGCCCAGATTGCCGCCAAAAACGTATGTCGCTGCGATCATGAATGAACTCACCGTTCGTCCGGAAGAAACTGGGACTTTTCAGGTACAAGTTCAGGCGGGATATGAAGGCGGACTGTATTCTCTTGAATTTACGCCTGTGGTGGATGATCGTAAAATTTCGGATGTTGCCATTGTGCAACCAGTGCAAGTCGCAAGACCTGAATGGGGAGCGAGGTTTCGAGAGGCAAAGACAAGTCCAGAGAAGCTTCATGATGGAGAGCGATTTTCTGCAAGTATTGCTTTTAGAAACACTGGAAATACAAAGTGGAAAAAAGAGTTTGTTTCTCTTGCCATGTATGTAAATGGAAAAACGTATATTGGCGAACTTAATGAAAATATTGTACAGAAAAATGAAGAAGGTCATTTTGTCTTTCAAGCGCAGCCATTTGAGGCAGCTCGCACATACGGAGTTCGACTTGAATTTCTCCTGAGTGGGAAAAAAATGAAAGGAATTCCCATGACGCTTTATAAAATTCACGTGGAAGAATCAAATGAAAAAGGAAGGCTTCTCACGCCGAAACTCATAAATTCATCGGTAACAAATGGAGAAATTGCTACTACTGAAATCAAAATATTGAATTCTGGGAATACTTCTTGGAATACAGAAGATGTGTTTCTTGTCCTCACGGGAGAAGGAAAAAGCAAACACATTCAAATGAAGGAAAACGTTGTTCTTCCAAAGGAAACAGCGACATTTTCTCTTTCTTTCACTCCTCAGAAAAATAAGTCGTATTCAAAACTCAATTATCAACTCCAAAAAAATACCCGAATAATCTCCATTACGAAGGGAAAATGGATTATCAAAAATATTACCACGGGAAAAAATTCATCTCAGCCAGCGGAGAATTCAGCTCCTGTCATTATTGATGTTCCAAAAGAAACTCCAATTCCCCTCCCCTCTTCTCCCTCAAAAAATATTCGAATTCGACTCGGTTTTGAAGGGAATGATGCCCGCATTACCTCAACCGATTCCTATGAAATCTGGGGCGATGATGCCTTGATTCAAACTGCGTCTGGGAATTCAACAGCACAGATAGAAAAAATCGGGAGTGCCGTCCGACTTGGCGAAAAGAACTACGCTGTTCTTCGATTTATTCCCACTTCAGAAAATGGTGTTATGACCATTCCTTCATGGAATCGAATGCCGGAATGGGACACGAGTGGAAAATATAATGATAATACATTTCGCGGAACGATCGAATTCCGAGTATATGAAGATCAGTTCATCATGATCAATGAACTCCCGCTCGAAAAATATCTCCGGGGACTTGCGGAAGAAACAGATAAAACAGCAAAAGAGAAACAAAAAACAATGGCAATTCTCGCTCGAAGTTATGCGCTTTTTTACATGCAACCGGAAAATAGAAAATTTCCCGGAGCGCCGTATGATGGTGATGATTCTCCCGCGACATTTCAGAAATATCTCGGATACGGATACGAGCTTCGCATTCCGGAATTTGTAAAATCAGTTGAGGAAACCGCGGGAAAAGTCGTGACGTACGAAGGAAAACTCATAAAAACTCCATATTTTTCTCAAAGCGATGGAAGAACGCGAAGCGCTGAAGAAGTCTGGGGATGGACGAATACTCCGTATCTTCAAAGCGTCCCGGATCCATATTCAGAAGGTCTCGAACTTAAAGGACACGGCGTTGGACTTTCGGGAAAAGGAGCGGAAGGAATGGCACAGGCGGGGAAAACGTATGGGGAGATTATCAAATATTTTTATAAGGGGGTGGAGATTGGGGAATCTCAATAA